Proteins encoded in a region of the Geobacillus genomosp. 3 genome:
- a CDS encoding saccharopine dehydrogenase family protein, protein MRMLVLGAGLMGKEAARDLVQSKDVEAVTLADVDRDRAEQVKSQLQSAKLTAVRVDAGDPKQLAAAMKGHDVVVNALFYRFNETVAKTAIKMGVHSVDLGGHIGHITDRVLEMHEEAQNAGVTIIPDLGVAPGMINILSGYGASQLDEVESIQLYVGGIPVRPEPPLEYNHVFSLAGLLDHYTDPSLIIRDGQKREVPSLSEVEPIYFDRFGPLEAFHTSGGTSTLSRSFPNLKRLEYKTIRYRGHAEKFKLLVDLNLTRNDMEVNVNGQTVKPRDVLLAVLTPLLDLKGKDDVVLLRVIVGGRKGGKETVFEYETVTFNDRENKVTAMARTTAYTISVVAQLIGRGVITKRGVYPPEQAVPGEVYIEEMKRRGVVISEKQTIRPC, encoded by the coding sequence TTGATGGGCAAAGAAGCGGCGCGCGATTTAGTGCAAAGCAAGGACGTCGAGGCTGTGACGCTTGCCGATGTCGACCGGGATAGGGCGGAGCAGGTTAAGAGTCAACTTCAATCGGCAAAACTGACCGCCGTTCGGGTCGATGCAGGCGATCCGAAACAACTCGCGGCGGCGATGAAAGGGCATGACGTGGTTGTCAACGCCTTGTTTTACCGCTTCAATGAAACGGTGGCGAAAACAGCGATCAAAATGGGCGTCCATTCGGTCGATTTAGGCGGCCATATCGGCCATATTACCGACCGGGTGCTTGAGATGCACGAGGAGGCTCAAAATGCAGGGGTGACGATCATTCCGGATCTTGGCGTCGCGCCGGGGATGATCAACATTTTGTCCGGCTATGGGGCAAGCCAGCTTGATGAAGTTGAGTCAATCCAACTGTATGTTGGGGGGATTCCCGTCCGTCCCGAGCCGCCGCTTGAGTACAACCATGTGTTTTCTTTAGCAGGGCTGCTTGACCATTACACCGATCCGTCTCTCATCATCCGTGACGGCCAAAAGCGGGAAGTACCGTCGCTTTCCGAAGTGGAACCGATTTATTTCGACCGGTTCGGACCGCTTGAAGCGTTCCATACTTCAGGAGGGACGTCGACGCTCTCGCGCTCGTTTCCGAACTTGAAGCGGCTCGAGTACAAAACGATTCGTTACCGCGGCCATGCAGAAAAATTCAAGCTGCTCGTCGATTTGAATTTGACGCGCAACGATATGGAAGTCAACGTGAACGGCCAAACAGTCAAACCGCGCGATGTGCTGCTCGCCGTGTTGACGCCGCTCCTTGATTTGAAAGGAAAAGACGATGTCGTCTTGCTTCGGGTCATCGTCGGCGGCCGAAAAGGCGGGAAGGAAACGGTGTTCGAATACGAGACCGTCACGTTTAATGACCGTGAAAACAAAGTGACGGCGATGGCGCGCACAACCGCCTATACGATTTCCGTTGTCGCCCAGCTGATCGGCCGCGGGGTGATTACGAAGCGCGGCGTCTATCCACCCGAGCAAGCCGTGCCAGGAGAGGTGTATATTGAGGAAATGAAAAGGCGCGGGGTCGTGATTAGCGAGAAACAAACGATTCGCCCTTGCTAA